The Thomasclavelia ramosa DSM 1402 genome includes a region encoding these proteins:
- a CDS encoding adenine phosphoribosyltransferase, with amino-acid sequence MDLTKYVASIENFPEDGIIFRDVTPLMADKEAFKETIDRFVEWTKNLDTNVDIVAGPEARGFLFGCPVAYNLNAGFVPVRKPGKLPRETVSETYALEYGTNEVHMHADSIKPGQNVIIVDDLLATGGTVEATVKLVEKLGGKVVGIAFLIELEGLKGRDKLQGYNIYSILKY; translated from the coding sequence ATGGATTTAACTAAGTATGTTGCAAGTATTGAAAACTTTCCTGAAGATGGTATTATTTTCAGAGATGTAACACCGTTGATGGCTGATAAGGAAGCTTTTAAAGAAACGATTGACCGATTTGTTGAGTGGACTAAAAATCTGGATACTAATGTTGATATTGTTGCTGGACCAGAAGCTCGAGGTTTTTTATTTGGATGTCCCGTTGCATATAATTTAAATGCAGGGTTTGTTCCGGTTAGAAAACCGGGTAAATTACCTCGTGAAACAGTAAGTGAAACTTATGCTTTAGAATATGGAACTAATGAAGTGCACATGCATGCTGACAGTATTAAACCAGGGCAAAATGTTATTATTGTAGACGACTTATTAGCAACTGGTGGAACAGTTGAAGCAACTGTAAAATTAGTTGAAAAATTAGGTGGAAAGGTAGTAGGAATTGCTTTTCTAATCGAACTTGAAGGATTAAAAGGACGTGATAAACTTCAAGGGTATAATATCTATTCAATATTGAAATACTAA
- a CDS encoding post-transcriptional regulator, with translation MESINDFKFNKRDLNFLIKLKARDFKQQNIHNISEQQIKDYLFERKWKQRDAVPMCEIIDDIMNLDFSEIFDYLSLQVVKEASRLSINDFSDFISK, from the coding sequence ATGGAATCGATTAATGATTTTAAATTTAATAAACGTGACCTAAATTTTTTAATAAAACTAAAAGCCCGTGATTTTAAACAGCAGAATATTCATAATATTTCTGAACAACAAATTAAAGACTACTTATTTGAGCGCAAATGGAAACAAAGAGATGCCGTTCCCATGTGTGAAATAATTGATGATATCATGAATTTAGATTTTTCTGAAATTTTTGATTATCTGAGTTTACAAGTAGTTAAAGAAGCATCTCGTTTGAGTATAAATGATTTTTCGGACTTTATTTCAAAATAG
- the recJ gene encoding single-stranded-DNA-specific exonuclease RecJ, translating into MDWRIINDLDYNHYMQEYKINALLAKVFAYKQYSSQEIETMLSSRLVYHDFSLFSEAEMTLERIHEAIGNKEKICIYGDYDCDGILATSILVEAFRQLGVEVGYHIPSRLEDGYGLNANRVEQMANKGYTLIITVDNGIKAYEAIEKANELGVDVIVTDHHNYDDELPDAFSIIHTKISPDYPYKEISGGFVAYKLASALLKKHDKYLFSLAAITTISDMMPLLDENRALVKRALEFMKENKYPQLELLLGSNQTYSVTSIGFIIAPKINSFGRLSEIINPNHLVKYFRSDASIGILKAVSEKAIEVNAKRQELTNKQYQSVLTMIDPNEQFLYAYQNEIHEGIIGLVAGKYTRQYNRPSFVMTFDSEKNLYKGSARGIEGIPLNKIFENVQDLLESYGGHALAGGFSVGSDKVEELKEKLELYLNKQLKDYTPPLVDVIEVTGNEISKVSVKQLELLEPLGNGNEEMRFFIKDLPVSKVTSLSNGKHIRFDLSLPQVKAQALFFNHGDFFEQLKDTKMINAVGKFNINVFNNIESVNLIIEDIK; encoded by the coding sequence ATGGATTGGCGGATTATTAATGATTTAGACTACAACCACTATATGCAAGAATACAAGATTAATGCACTTTTAGCTAAGGTTTTTGCGTATAAACAATATTCATCTCAAGAAATTGAAACAATGTTATCAAGTCGTTTAGTATATCATGATTTTTCTTTATTTTCTGAAGCAGAAATGACATTAGAAAGAATTCATGAGGCAATTGGTAATAAAGAAAAAATCTGTATTTACGGTGATTATGATTGTGATGGGATTTTAGCAACATCAATTTTAGTTGAAGCTTTTAGACAATTAGGAGTGGAAGTGGGATACCATATTCCGAGTCGTTTAGAAGATGGATATGGATTAAATGCAAATCGTGTTGAACAAATGGCAAATAAAGGGTATACATTAATTATTACGGTTGATAATGGAATTAAGGCATATGAGGCAATCGAAAAAGCTAATGAATTGGGAGTGGACGTTATTGTTACTGACCACCATAATTATGATGATGAATTACCAGATGCTTTTTCTATTATTCATACAAAAATCTCACCCGATTATCCTTATAAAGAAATCTCGGGTGGTTTTGTAGCTTATAAATTAGCAAGTGCATTATTAAAAAAGCATGATAAATACTTATTTTCATTGGCAGCTATTACAACAATTTCTGATATGATGCCATTACTTGATGAAAATCGAGCATTGGTAAAAAGAGCATTGGAATTTATGAAAGAAAATAAATATCCTCAATTAGAATTGTTATTGGGGAGTAATCAGACCTATAGTGTTACTAGTATTGGGTTTATCATCGCCCCGAAGATTAATTCATTTGGTCGCTTAAGTGAAATTATTAATCCTAATCATCTCGTTAAATATTTTAGAAGTGATGCTTCAATTGGAATATTAAAAGCAGTTAGTGAAAAAGCAATTGAAGTAAATGCTAAAAGACAAGAATTAACAAATAAACAATATCAAAGCGTTTTAACAATGATTGACCCGAATGAGCAATTTTTATATGCTTATCAAAATGAAATACACGAAGGAATCATTGGTTTAGTGGCAGGAAAATATACTCGACAATATAACCGACCTAGCTTTGTGATGACATTTGATAGTGAAAAAAATCTTTATAAAGGCAGTGCTCGTGGAATTGAAGGGATACCGTTGAATAAAATTTTTGAAAATGTTCAAGATTTGTTAGAAAGTTATGGTGGTCATGCTTTAGCAGGTGGATTTAGTGTAGGTAGTGATAAAGTTGAGGAGCTAAAAGAAAAATTAGAATTGTATTTAAATAAACAATTAAAAGATTATACTCCTCCTTTAGTGGATGTAATTGAAGTTACAGGAAATGAGATTAGTAAAGTTAGTGTAAAACAATTAGAGTTATTAGAGCCACTAGGCAATGGCAATGAAGAAATGCGTTTTTTCATAAAAGATTTACCAGTAAGTAAAGTTACGTCGTTATCGAATGGTAAACATATTCGTTTTGATTTGTCATTACCGCAAGTCAAAGCACAAGCGTTATTTTTTAATCATGGAGATTTTTTTGAACAATTAAAAGATACTAAAATGATCAATGCAGTTGGTAAGTTTAATATTAATGTTTTTAATAATATTGAATCTGTCAACTTAATTATTGAAGATATTAAATAG